In Silene latifolia isolate original U9 population chromosome 6, ASM4854445v1, whole genome shotgun sequence, the genomic window tatcgtcgtcttaccaggaggttggagtctaggtggttgtcttgtgagttcatactaagtatatgtcttacacttgttgagtcaaGTCAATATGGATTGGTTGTCTTAGTTATTCTACTCTCTTGAATGCATATTTATTCTAATGCCTCATGCCTATCCCATTAGGAATTTATTATTCCTATCTCATCATGATTATCAATTATATCCCCTCGTTCATTATTGTTCAAATATgttgtatgatcaatatgtttaattaagtgctTGTTTACTTgtatttcgacatattgtggctagGGGAGaacttgagttactccccaccgaccgtggcgttcatgtttacatgaatgatgggtggtgaagatgcttacgtggggaagacgtgtgggctagcgagaactaaaccctgggaccttagtttgctagtctTGAAACCCCTTAACTGTTTATTCgcgggatatcttttccccgctttctaggcttgggttgtaataacctaagtttgcctatcgttgtatttgtttcatttcgttaGTGGatcccgcgtgttaatctttaactagtaataaaaagttttaaaaatatcacaaatttccgctttaatttataggttatattttccgcgttatcgcggggtgtcacagataAAAATACCAAGCTTTTTCATAGGAAGGCTACGCAAAGAAGGCAACAGAACCATATAGGACAGCTTGTGGATGATGATGGCCGCGTGCGGGTTACTAACTGTGCTATTGCTGAAGGTGCCTCGGCTTATTTCTCTAATTTATTTGAATCTTCGAGACCCACGGATCTTGCTGAGTTATTGAGCGGAGTTGAGGGTTGGGTTACGGAGCGAATGAACGACATTTTGTGAGCTGATTATAATGGGGAGGAGATTGTGGAAGCTTTAAATCAAATGAATCCGCTTAAAGCACCATGACCAGACGGTATGAATGCTCTATTTTTTCAAACATATTGGCATATAGTTGGTCCTTCTGTGATTCGTCAATGCTTGAGTATTTTAAATGGTGCGGCCTTTCCGAGCAATTTTAATAGAACCCATATTGTCCTAATTCCGAAGAAGAAGGCTCCGGATAAGATGGTGGATTTTAGGCCAATTAGTTTGTGTAATGTGGTTTATAAAATTGTTTCTAAGGTGTTGGCTAATAGATTAAAGCAATTCTTAGGAGATATTGTGTCAGAAAATCAAAGTGTTTTTACCCCGGGCCGTCTTATAACTGATAATATTCTTCTTGCGTTTGAAAAGTTCCATCATATGAAGAATTATAGGGGGGTGGCGGCCATATGGCACTGAAGCTCGATATGTCAAAAGCGTACGATCGAGTGGAATGGGTGTTCTTGGAGAATGTTTTGCTAAGTATGGGCTTTGACGAGGCATGGGTAGACAGAGTGATGACTTGTGTACGGACTGTGACTTATGAGGTGGTGGTCAATGGCGAGCTGTCTATTCCTATTTGCCCAGGGAGAGGATTGAGACAGGGCGATCCGATGTCTCCTTATCTATTTATACTATGTGCTAAGGTCTTGTCAAGTATGGTGAGGCGAGCTGTGGAGATTGGATCTTTACATGGAATTCGTATTGCCTCTTCAGCACCTGTTATTTCTCATCTTCTGTTTGCAGATGATAGTATCTTCTTTGTTAAGGCAGCTGAGTCAGAAGCTTTAAAAGACAAAGATATTTTAATGGAGTATGAGAGGGCTTCTGGGCAGGTTATTAATCTTGATAAAACGACGGCGTCCTTTAGCAAAGGAACGAGGGGAGTGAGGAAGGAACGAGTGGCAGCAGTGCTTGGGGTTAGGATAGTTGATGTCCAGGAACGCTATTTAGGCCTGCCCACATTGGTTGGCCATTCGAAGCAGGTGATATCAAAAGTCATTCGGGACAAATTGACTAAGAAGTTGCAGGGATGGCGAAGTATGCTATTCAGTAAGGCAGGACGGGAGATTATGATAAATGCAGTTGCCCAATCAATTCCGACATATGCCATGAGTGTCTTTAAGCTACCTGCTAATTTTTGCGATAAATTACGTTCTTTAGTGACTAGCTTTTGGTGGGATGCGGAAGGGGGTAAGAGGAAGATGGCGTGGTTGGCTTGGGACCGCTTGTGTCTTCCAAAGTCGAGGGGAGGGCTCGGCTTTCGTgactttaataaatttaatagTGCGTTACTTGGTAAGCAGGCTTGGCGGCTAATGTCTGAAAGTGCACCGCTGATGGTAAGGGTTTTGAAGGCCAAGTATTTTCCGTCGACTGGGTTTATGGATGCGGAACTTGGTGTGGCCCTTAGCTATACCTGGAGAAGCACTTGGGAGGCACGAGATGTGATTAAATTAGGGGCAAGGAAGAGGATTGGAGACGAAATGGACACACGGGTTTGGACTGACCCTTGGTTGCCTGGGTTGGCGTCGAGGCGGGTATTATCAGCTCGAGGAAACTCTAATATGGAGATGAGGGTTGCGGAATTGATGCTGCCATGTACTACTAGTTGGAATAATGAATTGATTCGATCGAATTTTCTTTCATTCGAAGCGGATAATATTATCAATATCCGATTGAGTGCAAGTTTTGCTAAGGATGTGTGGTGTTGGGATTTGACAAGAGATGGCGAGTACTCGGTGAAGACGGCTTATGGGGCATTGTCGAAGAACAATCTGATTATTCGAATGAGAAGTGGTTATGGAAGAAATTATGGAAAGTCCCGGTTTTACCCCGTATCAAGGTGTTTGTTTGGCAACTATGCAACGATGCTATTTCTACGAGAGTTAATATAGCTCGACGGATAAATGGGGTTGGTACTGATTGCCCTATTTGCGTGTGTAATGTGGAGTCTAGTCTTCATGTTGTTCGAGATTGTAACTGGGTTCGAGGGAATATGGGAAGGGATGGGTTTGGATGTGATGTCGGGCATTGATTTCAATCGAGTAAGGTAATGGGTCGAAGCCATGATGAGGGAGTCGGGGATGAAGGAATGCGTAGAGCTAATGACGGGCTGTTGGGCGATATGGGAAATGCGAAACAAGGTGTTTTTGATGGGGTGCGGTGGAGTGTGGATGATGTATTGCGTAGAGTGAGGGAGCTTATTGATGAGATGAAAGGGTCGGTGGTAGGTGAGGAGGTGGTGCGTGAGGAGGAGACTCAAAAATGGCAAAAACCAAAGACGGGGTGGGTTAAGATCAATGTCGACGCGGGAAGAATGGAGGGTGTGGGGCTCGGTCTGGGTGCTGTGTGCCGTGACGATGAAGGGAGAGTGATGTGGGGTGTCACGGTTCAGAAGGAGGAGGTTCGGGAACGGGCAATGCTCAAGGCTGAAGCTGTGCTTATGGGTCTTCACGAGGCTAAGAATATGGAATTGATGAAAGTGGTGATCGAAAGCGATTGTTTGACAATGATAGAAGACTTGCGCAAGCGGAAACGTGGCCGAAGTGATTTGTGTCTTATTTACGATGATATTTATTCGTTATGTACCCATTTTAACACTGTTGAATTTATCTATGTTAGGCGGTCTAGTAATAGGGTGgcccatgaacttgctcatgtaAGGCCTTGGTCGCTTGGTAGACGTATCTAGGTCGATGTACTTCCGCTAAACATTGACGAGCTTGTCGCTTTTGATCGTGATAATGATATATAATCCCGCTTGGggttctttcaaaaaaaaaatactatatTGTCAAACTAAAGTTACTAGTAATTAAACTAACATTCAAGTATAAGGCAAACCTCTACATTTACAATGAAATAAAGAAGGTTTAATTTTCATGAGAGTGTaaaattttttaaattaaaatggtaagtgttccgggtgtaattccagagcagttacttgttaccacccgtgcttgtagaatgacgtccctgattgaatcctccttttggtctcctgaaacaatgaacaaactgagggctcggctttggccgagcgtactcactccgacgctcaagtcagtggacttaaagagataagttgttgttacttggcgaagtatattgtgtagagagataaggaagatattaccagatgaatagtgattcttaggttaaattgtggattctttcctcaatgagggttgaggagtatttatagactttcaccttttgtcacgtagtggccaagtggccaagtggctagcaggtggaaagaccgttctaccctcggccgaggggcccatggcaggccggcgggccctgttgactcgccgccgaggggtcttggatatgagttcgcggatatgtgccccggctggctagttgtcccagccgagacccaagagacaggccgatgggatgcgtcggttaggctgtctaagtcgttgacttgcttgtggatatctttgacattgctcaatatgttgactaggtcagcgggtgcagaatatgccccatcaatttgcccccagcgtagtctatgccgtggtatgggctccgatgtgtgttgagcgtatattctgcgtaagacaaaatcttctgccccggcttcttctacctcggccgtaccataccatatccccccctccacatggatgtgtaaagggcatccgatgtggaaaagaaagtgacgctggccgagacctgggttgagagtgccggttgtttttgattgcccccggccggtgctacctagcttggttgatcatgtggccggcggagaacagatacttaggaatttgttgaggaagatgaataggcaaagagatatgaaggggcgtgttgaagacgcttggtcactgtttcattgattgacgttcaactgttgcaacgattgacattccgtggttgcatgtctgacacgtgtctgttcgctgattggctgacgttccatgggctgtgccctgattggtccttcttcatgggctttcccctataaatagggcagttagtccctgaaattggccaccaatttcattttctctaaaattttcttctctctaaactttcaagggcttccttcTCTTCTAATCTTTAGAG contains:
- the LOC141588158 gene encoding uncharacterized protein LOC141588158, whose product is MGRSHDEGVGDEGMRRANDGLLGDMGNAKQGVFDGVRWSVDDVLRRVRELIDEMKGSVVGEEVVREEETQKWQKPKTGWVKINVDAGRMEGVGLGLGAVCRDDEGRVMWGVTVQKEEVRERAMLKAEAVLMGLHEAKNMELMKVVIESDCLTMIEDLRKRKRGRSDLCLIYDDIYSLCTHFNTVEFIYVRRSSNRVAHELAHVRPWSLGRRI